From the genome of Mycoplasmopsis bovis PG45:
ACCAAAATTAACATAATGACACTTGTAAATATATCAATAGCGCCAACAAATGCAATAAGGGTTATGAAGACTAATGCGGAAACTATTAAGAAGAACAAATTATTTTTAAATGATTCGTAGAAAATACTATTTGAAACATATCTAACTTGTTCTTTGCTTAATGCCTCATCTTTTTCAAATAAATTCATTTTTGATTTAACAGAGCCAAAAATGATAAATGTATTAGCAACGGTTAGCAATATCACTCATAAAAATGATTGAATTGTGTATACATTTAATGGTATTCTTAACACTAAGAATACAGCAAATGTTATTAATAAATTTTGAACTAAAGTTGTGATTATAGCAATAGAATATGTTCATTTAAATCTAATCAAAGAATAAATGATGATTGCAATTATTGATATACCTAGAATAATTCCAAATTTAGTAAATTCTAAGTTTATATTAACTTTAGAAGCTTCAGCAAAAAGACCTGTTAAATTAAATCCAGCCCAAGCATCTTTATTAATTGATGCTAAAGTAATGAATGTAATAATTGCAGCACTAATAAATATTACAGGTGCAATAACAGTTAATTTTGACTTGTTAACATAGTTAACTTTTTTGTATTTTGCTTCGGTGTTAAATTTGCCAATTTTTTTAGATACTATGCCAAGCAAATTAACTTTTTTGTCAAATAAATCAGTATTAACACATAAAAATGTTAGATATCTATTGATAATTAAAATTGCAATGATACCAAATATTGAGCCAAAAGTAATCATTATTGAAAATCCTTGGGTATTTGGTGTTCCTAGGAAGAAGAATATTATTGACAATATCAAGGTGCCAATATACATGTCAAATGACGATATAAAATTAGCATTAAGGGCTGTTTTATAAGCTTTTTTGACTTTTGATTCACCTTTATAAATTTCATGCTTAAATCTATTAAAAGCTGTGAATAAAGGTATTGAGTTTATAACTAACGAAGCAAAAAGACCTGCAAAACTAGATGGTGAATACTCGCCTCTTAAAACTGTAAACATTAGTAATGTTAAAAATATGTATAGTGCCATTGAGATAACGCTTAGAGAACCTAATAAGCCATAATTTACCATTAGCATTATTGAAACTAATGAGAATGCAACAGCTAAAGCTATTCATATGTAGTTAAACTTGAATTCACTTTTCTCTTTTGTGAATAAAACTGGTTCACCGTATATTTTTAAATTTAAGTTTTTATTAGAACCAAAGTTAATTGAAGAAGCTAAGGCATCTGAAGTAGATTTTTTAGTGTCAGTAGTCGTTATTACGAAAGTCTCATCATTTAAAGGTCTGTTAATTTCAGTAATATTAACTAAATATTTAGAGCCATCAAATTGACTTTTCTTAATAGTGTTTAATTTTCTTAATTGTGGATCCCATGGCCTGTTGCCAACAAATGTGAAGTTTGCAGCATTTTCTTTCGCAGCTATTCAGTCATTTTTAAAAAGTGGTGTATTAGCAAATCTATACAATTCATCAAGGTTTGTCCACATGAACATTATTTTTTCAGGCTGTTTAGAAATATGCTCAGTAGCTTTTTGTCACTCTAAAATAGCTTGATTATCTTCTAATTTAGCAGTAACTTGATATCTTGAAGCAATTGGATTAAACCTTACAGTAGCACTGTCAGTTTTAAGAGGAACTGCATATTTTTCAATATTACTATAATCAATTTTTAATTTATCTTTATCAAAGTTAGCAGGATCGGCAAACTTACCATTGATAAAAAGGGGGTTCATATTTATGTCTGTTACAACTAAGCTACTTTTTTTAATAATTGAATTCTCAAACTCGGCTTTTTTTTCTGAATCAGCAAGCGGTTTATTTCTAGTTACTTGAATTATTCCATTACCGATGACAGCTACATTAGCTGAAGAGTCATTTGTACTAGAAAAACGATACTTTAGTGATTGCCCAATATCATTCAATACTTTATTTGAGGCGGGCAATTCTTTATTATCATTTTGAATTTTAGCCTCAATTTGATATCTCACACCTTCACCATATTCTATTGAACGATTAGCTTGCTTAAAAATTGCAAAGAATGCACCGCAAACAATAGCACATATTATGCCCACAATAGAAAGAGAAAGTAAGAGTCATCTTTTTCAGTTCGTTGGGCTAAATAGATTCTTAAAAAAAGTCTTAAAGTTAGTTTTAAAGTTTGACATAATAGACTATATTATATATTATTAGTACTTTTTGTTTTAAGTATAAATATTAAGATTATTTTTTATTAGATAATCAACTCCTTTTGTGGTTATTCTTCTGCCTCTAGGGGATTTTTCAATAAGTTGCAAGTACAGTAAATAAGGCTCAATATCATTGATTAAGTTGTCCTTGTTCATATTTAGAATTCCAGAAATTGCATCTATTGAAACAAATTTATCATAAAATGAATTGCTAAGCAGTGATAAGTATTCAATATGTTCTTTGTTAAGTCCTAAGTCAAAGAGTTCAAGATGCTTAAATGTTAGATATGTGGTTTTTGCATCAATAATATTCTGATTATTTTTTAATGAAAAGTCATATGCTCTTTTTAGTAAATGATTAGCAATTCTAGGAGTATTTCTAGAATATTTTGCCAGAAGCATTAATACTTCATTATCAGTTTCAACTTTTAGCTTTTTCTTGCTGTTTTGCAGTATTTTAACTATTTCTTCATTACTATATTGGCTTAGTCTAGCAAGTAGGCCGAATCTATCCTTAAAAGGCTGACTAAGCAAGTTTAATTTAGTCGTGGCACCTATTAATGTGAAGGGCTTAAGATTCATTCTCATAACCTTAGAATTTCCCTCAGGACCTATAATTATGTCAATTTTGAAATCTTCCATAGCATTATAAATTATTTCTTCTACCGATTTATTAATACTATGTATTTCATCAATAAATACAATGTCATTTTCATTAACATTTGCAAATACACTTAGAACATCTGACTTTTTCTCTAATAAAGCTCCTTGTAAATAGTGAACTTTTTTGTTTAATTCATTGCCAATTAAAGATGCTAAAGTTGTCTTACCAGTACCTGGTGGTCCATAAAAAAGAATGTGGTCTAACACTTCATTTCTATGCAGAGAGCCATCAATCATTGCTTTTACTGTAACTATTAGTTTTTTCTGACCGATAAACTCTTTGAAGCTGGTTGGTCTAAGCAGTAGCTGGTTCATAGTTTTGAGTAGAAATTAATTTAATTGCTTCTTCAATCATTTTTTCAATATCATCAGTTGTTGACACCTTTGCTAATGCATTATCAATTTGCTTAGTTTTAAAACCTAGCATCTTAAGTGTTTCTTTAGCTTCAGATATTGTGTTGGTTGATACACTTATTTTTGCAACTTCTTTAGGACTAATCATTTTTGACCATTTAGCCTGTAATTCAGCCACAATCAGCCTTGCCATTCTGGGGTTAAGATATGGAATTTTAATGAGAGCTTCAACATTGCCTTCTGCTATTAACGCTGATACTTTTTCGAATCCAAAATTTAATATATTGAATGCTGCTTTTGGTCCAATGCCATTAAGAGATATTAAATCAACAAATAGTAGTCTTTCTTTAAAATCTTTAAAAGCATATGTTGCATACTGATATTCATTTTTTATTTCAAATAAATACAACTTGCATTTTTGCTTAACATCAACCCTTTCTGGATCTGGCAGTATCAATGAATAACCTATCCCTTGACTTTCAAATATTATGTTTGAGTTATGTTTATGAATTATTTCACCTATTCTATATAAAATCATTTTTTACCTCCAAAACAATATGGCTAAATTGCTAATAATAGTGTCAAAAAAGAAAAAAATGGGAAAATTGTCGCATTTTTCCCATTTTGGATGGTTATAAGAATAAAGATAAAAACAATTGAAATATAACAACAAAAAATGAAAATTGTTTTTTAAAGAGAGAGAACATTAATAACACACAATGAAAAACACAAGAAAAAAAGAAATATGTAAATAATTACATCAAAGGAAAAATTAAAATGTGTTTATAAACAAAGAAAAAAGAAAGGAGAAATGTGTGTTATTAATTAAACAATGTATACAATAAACGAACAAATAAAAAGGTGTAAAAAAAACTCTTTTCAGAGTATAAAAAGAGAATTTTGGTGCGCGGGGAGGGACTTGAACCCTCATGCCGTTAAGCAATAGAGCCTAAATCTATCGTGTCTGCCAATTTCACCACTCGCGCTCAAATTATGGTGCCGCCTATAGGACTCGAACCTACGACCTACTGATTACAAGTCAGTTGCTCTACCAACTGAGCTAAGGCGGCAATGGTGGAGAATGAGGGGCTCGAACCCACGACCTGCGCCTTGTAAGGGCGATGCTCTCC
Proteins encoded in this window:
- the ruvA gene encoding Holliday junction branch migration protein RuvA, which encodes MILYRIGEIIHKHNSNIIFESQGIGYSLILPDPERVDVKQKCKLYLFEIKNEYQYATYAFKDFKERLLFVDLISLNGIGPKAAFNILNFGFEKVSALIAEGNVEALIKIPYLNPRMARLIVAELQAKWSKMISPKEVAKISVSTNTISEAKETLKMLGFKTKQIDNALAKVSTTDDIEKMIEEAIKLISTQNYEPATA
- the secDF gene encoding protein translocase subunit SecDF, with protein sequence MSNFKTNFKTFFKNLFSPTNWKRWLLLSLSIVGIICAIVCGAFFAIFKQANRSIEYGEGVRYQIEAKIQNDNKELPASNKVLNDIGQSLKYRFSSTNDSSANVAVIGNGIIQVTRNKPLADSEKKAEFENSIIKKSSLVVTDINMNPLFINGKFADPANFDKDKLKIDYSNIEKYAVPLKTDSATVRFNPIASRYQVTAKLEDNQAILEWQKATEHISKQPEKIMFMWTNLDELYRFANTPLFKNDWIAAKENAANFTFVGNRPWDPQLRKLNTIKKSQFDGSKYLVNITEINRPLNDETFVITTTDTKKSTSDALASSINFGSNKNLNLKIYGEPVLFTKEKSEFKFNYIWIALAVAFSLVSIMLMVNYGLLGSLSVISMALYIFLTLLMFTVLRGEYSPSSFAGLFASLVINSIPLFTAFNRFKHEIYKGESKVKKAYKTALNANFISSFDMYIGTLILSIIFFFLGTPNTQGFSIMITFGSIFGIIAILIINRYLTFLCVNTDLFDKKVNLLGIVSKKIGKFNTEAKYKKVNYVNKSKLTVIAPVIFISAAIITFITLASINKDAWAGFNLTGLFAEASKVNINLEFTKFGIILGISIIAIIIYSLIRFKWTYSIAIITTLVQNLLITFAVFLVLRIPLNVYTIQSFLWVILLTVANTFIIFGSVKSKMNLFEKDEALSKEQVRYVSNSIFYESFKNNLFFLIVSALVFITLIAFVGAIDIFTSVIMLILVVVAIYSTLFVGVAVWSKLEEKRQMKVQHRIDTKYWVFPNEPSEQVFPGINNYLA
- the ruvB gene encoding Holliday junction branch migration DNA helicase RuvB produces the protein MNQLLLRPTSFKEFIGQKKLIVTVKAMIDGSLHRNEVLDHILFYGPPGTGKTTLASLIGNELNKKVHYLQGALLEKKSDVLSVFANVNENDIVFIDEIHSINKSVEEIIYNAMEDFKIDIIIGPEGNSKVMRMNLKPFTLIGATTKLNLLSQPFKDRFGLLARLSQYSNEEIVKILQNSKKKLKVETDNEVLMLLAKYSRNTPRIANHLLKRAYDFSLKNNQNIIDAKTTYLTFKHLELFDLGLNKEHIEYLSLLSNSFYDKFVSIDAISGILNMNKDNLINDIEPYLLYLQLIEKSPRGRRITTKGVDYLIKNNLNIYT